One window of the Crateriforma spongiae genome contains the following:
- a CDS encoding ATP-binding protein, translating to MASLFVVRGRNQGSYFQLRSAVHRIGREGHCDIQLLDSEVSRTHAEIRCQATAGKYQLLDLGSSNGTRINGEKVQNHWLQSGDRIEIGQSLLIFTGTGLPASLDAAHGVDIVGKSRDSEASQIVSSLSRSAATGPPSASDAERSLEVIYRTAIAVGRGEDLDTVLDRILQLVFDWVDADRGCIMLKDPDTGQLQPAARCDRQLSKPNESLGKSDSLHLTTSPKSDSSSATNVNTDERIAISRTILDYVIDRREGVRTTDAKGDDRFESAASIVQAGVREALCVPLQGRYDIVGALYVDTYSSPGRLMQSGGQPRFTDEHLRLITAIGYQAALAIEDTFYYSALVQSERLAAMGQTIAMISHHVKNILQGIRGGSYLIDAGLKRDDNDAVRRGWSIVERNQDRISNLVLDMLSFSKEREPERIDADLNATVSDVIELMHSRARELDVQLGCDLADDLPTAKFDPDAIHRALLNLVTNAIDAAKAGVDAQDDVADSITEIQSIEQTTDDVSSTSDTLESLPPHAPTGPLAEDVPNPDDDQAKVFVQTKFVAGHGWRVDVIDNGLGVPPEQREKIFSLFESSKGSTGTGLGLPVSAKILREHDGDIQVLDSPVGRGSCFRIWLPCEETDDAGAIHSTTLPDDVIVTDHDTENS from the coding sequence ATGGCTTCCCTGTTTGTAGTTCGCGGCCGCAATCAGGGATCTTATTTCCAACTGCGTTCGGCCGTTCATCGAATCGGACGCGAAGGCCACTGTGACATCCAACTGCTGGACAGTGAAGTATCGCGGACGCACGCGGAAATCCGCTGCCAAGCGACCGCGGGCAAGTACCAACTGCTCGATCTGGGCAGCAGCAACGGGACCCGCATCAACGGCGAAAAAGTTCAAAACCACTGGCTGCAAAGCGGTGACCGCATCGAAATCGGCCAGTCGTTGCTGATTTTTACCGGCACGGGGCTGCCCGCATCCCTGGATGCCGCCCACGGGGTCGACATTGTCGGCAAATCTCGTGACAGCGAAGCCAGCCAGATCGTTTCGTCGCTTTCACGTTCCGCCGCAACCGGTCCGCCGTCGGCATCGGACGCCGAACGATCGTTGGAAGTCATTTATCGAACCGCGATCGCCGTCGGACGTGGCGAAGACCTGGACACCGTGCTGGATCGAATCTTGCAATTGGTTTTTGACTGGGTCGATGCGGATCGCGGCTGCATCATGCTGAAGGATCCGGACACCGGCCAATTGCAGCCCGCCGCACGATGCGACCGCCAACTATCCAAACCCAACGAATCGCTGGGCAAATCCGATTCGCTTCACCTGACGACTTCGCCGAAGTCCGATTCATCATCGGCGACGAACGTCAACACGGACGAACGGATCGCGATCAGCCGGACCATCCTGGACTACGTGATCGACCGTCGCGAAGGTGTTCGCACGACCGATGCAAAAGGCGACGATCGGTTCGAATCGGCCGCGTCGATCGTTCAGGCAGGTGTCCGCGAAGCTTTGTGCGTGCCGCTGCAAGGCCGATATGACATCGTCGGTGCATTGTACGTTGACACCTACAGTTCGCCGGGACGGCTGATGCAAAGCGGCGGCCAGCCAAGGTTCACCGACGAACACCTGCGTTTGATCACGGCCATCGGATACCAAGCGGCACTTGCGATCGAAGACACGTTCTATTATTCGGCACTGGTGCAAAGCGAACGCTTAGCGGCGATGGGTCAAACGATCGCGATGATCAGCCATCATGTAAAGAATATTTTGCAAGGCATCCGGGGCGGCAGCTATCTGATCGATGCGGGACTGAAACGAGACGACAACGACGCGGTGCGACGTGGCTGGTCCATCGTCGAACGCAATCAGGATCGCATTTCCAACTTGGTCCTGGACATGCTGTCGTTTTCCAAAGAACGCGAACCCGAACGAATCGATGCGGACTTGAACGCCACGGTGTCCGACGTGATCGAATTGATGCACAGCCGGGCACGCGAACTGGACGTCCAGTTGGGCTGTGACTTGGCCGATGACCTACCGACCGCAAAATTTGATCCCGACGCGATCCACCGGGCTTTGCTGAATCTGGTCACCAACGCGATCGACGCGGCCAAGGCCGGGGTGGATGCCCAAGACGATGTCGCGGATTCGATAACGGAAATTCAGTCCATCGAACAAACGACCGACGACGTTTCATCAACGTCGGACACACTGGAAAGCTTGCCGCCACACGCCCCCACCGGTCCGCTGGCCGAAGACGTTCCGAACCCGGACGACGACCAGGCCAAAGTGTTTGTGCAAACGAAGTTTGTCGCCGGCCATGGATGGCGGGTCGATGTGATCGACAACGGCTTGGGCGTGCCGCCGGAACAACGCGAAAAGATCTTTTCGCTGTTCGAATCCAGCAAGGGTTCCACTGGCACCGGCTTGGGGCTGCCCGTTAGTGCCAAAATCCTGCGTGAACATGACGGCGACATTCAAGTCTTGGATTCGCCGGTTGGACGCGGCAGCTGTTTTAGGATTTGGCTGCCCTGCGAGGAAACAGACGACGCCGGGGCCATTCACAGTACGACCCTGCCCGATGACGTGATCGTCACCGATCATGACACCGAAAATTCTTGA
- a CDS encoding AAA family ATPase: MQEPNAFRDQDFQDDASAGKVDGDPSSGEQTTPTDDATDDATDDLIAARQLVEACQAIRHQVAQVVVGQDDVIEQLLIAILARGHCLLEGVPGLAKTLMVRTLAQSMHLEFRRIQFTPDLMPADITGTDIIQEDPETNRRQLVFQPGPVFTQMLLADEINRTPPKTQAALLEAMQEHEVTASGHTYRLKEPFFVLATQNPIEQEGTYPLPEAQRDRFLFHVLVNYPNRQEEAEIIDRTTSTSDWKVRAVVSGDDMVRFQSLVRRVPLPQHVRDWVLEMVCSARPSDPSSPAWVREFVQWGPGPRASQQLVLAAKARCLLHSRSVVSVEDVQALAHPILRHRMVPTFAAEADGIRVDDLIDRLMDETKQADQSAL, encoded by the coding sequence ATGCAAGAACCCAACGCATTTCGCGACCAGGATTTCCAGGACGACGCATCGGCCGGCAAAGTGGATGGCGATCCGTCATCCGGCGAACAAACGACGCCGACCGACGACGCCACCGACGACGCCACCGACGACTTGATCGCGGCCAGGCAATTGGTCGAAGCCTGTCAAGCGATCCGTCACCAAGTCGCCCAGGTCGTGGTGGGACAAGACGATGTGATCGAGCAATTGTTGATCGCGATCCTGGCCCGAGGCCATTGTTTGTTGGAAGGGGTGCCGGGGCTGGCCAAGACTCTGATGGTCCGTACGTTGGCACAATCGATGCATTTGGAATTTCGGCGAATCCAGTTCACCCCCGACTTGATGCCGGCGGATATCACCGGCACCGACATCATCCAAGAGGACCCCGAAACGAACCGTCGGCAATTGGTGTTTCAACCGGGGCCGGTCTTCACGCAAATGCTGTTGGCTGATGAAATCAACCGAACGCCGCCGAAGACCCAGGCGGCTTTGCTGGAAGCGATGCAGGAACACGAAGTCACTGCGTCGGGGCACACGTATCGGCTGAAAGAGCCCTTCTTTGTTCTGGCCACCCAGAATCCGATCGAACAAGAAGGCACGTATCCGTTGCCCGAAGCCCAGCGGGACCGATTTTTGTTCCACGTCTTGGTCAACTATCCGAATCGTCAGGAAGAGGCCGAGATCATTGACCGAACAACGTCGACGTCCGATTGGAAAGTCCGCGCGGTTGTTTCGGGTGACGACATGGTTCGATTTCAATCGCTGGTCCGCCGTGTGCCTCTGCCCCAGCACGTTCGTGATTGGGTGCTGGAAATGGTTTGTTCGGCGCGACCGAGTGATCCGTCCAGTCCGGCGTGGGTGCGCGAGTTTGTTCAGTGGGGCCCCGGGCCGCGTGCATCACAACAGTTGGTCCTGGCCGCAAAAGCAAGGTGTTTGTTGCATTCACGCAGCGTGGTCAGCGTGGAAGATGTCCAGGCCTTGGCCCATCCCATCTTGCGACACCGAATGGTCCCGACCTTTGCGGCCGAAGCGGATGGCATTCGAGTGGATGACTTGATTGATCGGCTGATGGACGAGACGAAACAAGCGGATCAGTCGGCGCTGTAA
- a CDS encoding RDD family protein, with amino-acid sequence MSQSNPYAPTAETMSADPFTTVPQSTELATLGERFLGALIDGVIQLVLIIPFSFGIGFAFAAAVGAEGVQTYQYAIEAAGALVGVGIFLALNGYLLASKGKTIGKVVMKTTIVHRDTEQLLPFWPLIGKRYAWLWACSLIPIVGGIIPLIDALLIFRSNRACLHDDIAKTKVIKDQIRA; translated from the coding sequence ATGAGCCAGAGTAATCCGTACGCACCGACTGCTGAAACGATGTCCGCCGACCCGTTCACCACGGTGCCGCAGTCCACCGAGCTAGCGACACTGGGCGAACGTTTTCTCGGGGCACTGATCGATGGCGTGATTCAGTTGGTGCTGATCATCCCGTTTTCGTTCGGAATCGGTTTCGCCTTTGCCGCCGCCGTGGGTGCCGAAGGGGTGCAGACCTATCAATATGCGATCGAAGCGGCGGGGGCTCTGGTCGGCGTAGGGATCTTTTTGGCGTTGAACGGATACTTGCTGGCAAGCAAGGGCAAGACGATCGGCAAAGTCGTGATGAAGACGACGATCGTACACCGCGACACCGAACAACTGCTGCCTTTCTGGCCGCTGATCGGCAAACGTTACGCCTGGCTGTGGGCGTGCAGTCTGATTCCGATCGTCGGTGGGATCATTCCGTTGATCGACGCCTTGCTGATCTTCCGCAGCAATCGCGCTTGTCTGCACGATGACATCGCGAAGACGAAAGTCATCAAGGACCAGATTCGCGCCTGA
- a CDS encoding anthranilate synthase component II — protein sequence MVVVIDNYDSFTYNLVQRLGEIDGAVDVRVIRNDEMSVDAIAELRPSRMIISPGPCTPNEAGVSVQCVRRFAGQIPLLGVCLGHQSIGQAFGGDIIRAPELMHGKTDQIHHDDGGLFAGVPMPFIATRYHSLVIDPETCPDDLIVSAWTDTGGNRQIMGVRHREYPLEGWQFHPESFLTQPGVELLRRFLTWSK from the coding sequence ATGGTCGTCGTCATCGATAATTACGATTCCTTCACCTACAACCTGGTCCAGCGATTGGGCGAAATTGATGGTGCAGTCGACGTTCGCGTCATTCGCAATGACGAAATGTCGGTCGATGCGATCGCCGAATTGCGACCTTCGCGAATGATCATTTCGCCCGGCCCTTGCACACCCAACGAAGCGGGTGTCAGCGTTCAGTGCGTGCGTCGGTTTGCCGGCCAGATTCCGCTGCTGGGCGTCTGTTTGGGACACCAGTCGATCGGCCAAGCGTTCGGCGGCGACATCATTCGCGCCCCCGAATTGATGCACGGAAAAACGGACCAGATCCATCACGACGATGGTGGACTGTTCGCCGGCGTGCCCATGCCGTTCATCGCCACCCGCTATCACTCCTTGGTCATCGACCCGGAAACTTGTCCCGATGATTTGATCGTTTCGGCATGGACCGACACCGGCGGCAATCGCCAAATCATGGGCGTCCGCCACCGCGAGTATCCGCTGGAAGGCTGGCAATTTCACCCCGAAAGCTTCTTAACCCAGCCCGGTGTAGAACTGCTACGCCGCTTTCTGACTTGGTCGAAGTAG
- a CDS encoding DUF2617 family protein, translating into MLSVRPKVAELAFHVFSRSLHPELYVVHQSRRIERSNYESRIELTNCGHVVTWNAAGGTLCEVATSARQPLPKRRCLLTQPLKGSRTETAECRGGVSYRTHFQLESVEPDMFWMVQKQLGNGPTEGLLHRFDSSGRMAFGALSYINIELRLRSMLVQAIHTFPDDYAIVKVESLFSLET; encoded by the coding sequence TTGCTTTCGGTTCGCCCCAAAGTTGCCGAATTGGCTTTTCATGTGTTCAGCCGCTCGCTGCACCCGGAACTGTACGTGGTGCATCAGAGTCGACGGATTGAACGCAGCAACTACGAATCGCGGATCGAATTGACCAATTGTGGCCACGTCGTGACGTGGAACGCGGCCGGCGGCACGCTGTGCGAAGTCGCCACCAGTGCCCGCCAACCGCTGCCCAAGCGGCGTTGTCTATTGACCCAACCGCTGAAGGGCAGTCGCACCGAAACGGCCGAATGTCGTGGTGGTGTCAGCTATCGAACCCACTTTCAATTGGAATCCGTTGAACCGGACATGTTTTGGATGGTTCAAAAGCAATTGGGCAACGGACCCACCGAAGGCCTGCTGCACCGTTTCGATTCCAGCGGACGAATGGCTTTTGGAGCTCTCAGCTACATCAACATCGAATTGCGGTTGCGTTCGATGCTGGTCCAAGCCATTCACACCTTTCCCGACGATTACGCGATCGTGAAAGTCGAATCGCTGTTCTCGTTGGAAACTTGA
- a CDS encoding HisA/HisF-related TIM barrel protein, with translation MSGGDAKTTEDQRTQADAAAPVPGTASWDLTRCVAVLDLADHQAVHAVAGHRESYRPIRLSADASDAGSVIALTDHYLRLGLRQFYLADLDSLCGHEPQWPTLRRILRHLAIQGGIRGWIDLGWTGQEPPEIHSEVSRISRQYGWVRWVMASESLANVDALQKRCPPIGTDRMVFSFDFRGGEFWSRGPSLQQWLETVQQQSIDTAIILDVAQVGTASGGSDPMQLCRDVIGQYQTMGGPAVRWISGGGVRNADDVRNFVDAGCDAVLVATAMLPPQD, from the coding sequence ATGAGCGGGGGCGATGCAAAAACGACCGAGGACCAGCGTACGCAAGCCGACGCAGCAGCCCCGGTGCCGGGGACAGCGTCCTGGGATCTGACCCGCTGTGTCGCCGTGCTGGACTTGGCCGATCATCAGGCCGTGCATGCGGTCGCCGGGCACCGGGAATCGTATCGTCCGATTCGTTTGTCGGCCGATGCGTCCGATGCCGGTTCGGTGATTGCATTGACCGATCACTATCTGCGGCTCGGCTTGCGGCAATTCTATCTGGCGGATTTGGATTCGCTTTGCGGCCATGAACCCCAATGGCCAACCTTGCGGCGTATCCTGCGTCATTTGGCAATCCAAGGCGGAATCCGAGGCTGGATCGATCTGGGGTGGACCGGCCAAGAGCCGCCGGAAATTCACAGCGAAGTCAGCCGAATCAGCCGCCAGTACGGCTGGGTGCGTTGGGTGATGGCGAGCGAATCGCTGGCCAACGTTGATGCGCTACAAAAGCGATGTCCGCCGATCGGAACTGATCGGATGGTCTTTAGTTTTGACTTTCGTGGCGGCGAATTCTGGTCGCGCGGCCCGAGCCTGCAACAGTGGCTGGAAACCGTACAGCAGCAGTCCATCGACACGGCGATCATCCTGGATGTCGCTCAAGTGGGAACCGCGTCCGGTGGCAGCGATCCGATGCAGTTGTGCCGCGACGTGATCGGGCAATATCAAACGATGGGCGGTCCAGCGGTGCGGTGGATTAGCGGTGGCGGAGTGCGAAACGCCGATGATGTCCGCAATTTCGTGGACGCCGGCTGTGATGCCGTCCTGGTGGCCACCGCGATGTTGCCGCCTCAGGACTGA
- a CDS encoding cytochrome c family protein, producing the protein MAGPWPLACVMAIACVAVIGASWGRADDDSLLLADPADAATPANDDPLLNMARPNRLKEAEKDTDKKNADGQSDSQAEDPHLQLWTENCYPSAETCRKCHPKQYDEWSISSHAYAAVSPMFQRFEQAMTELTQGTVGSFCVRCHSPVQTQLELPRDLSLLEAPAVVREGITCIACHRVNEHYGRSHGDRRIEPGNIHAPVNGGHGGHGLRDALAQANKLKLKTSPDQKGPGQPIHASANFFSPITNSDVCVSCHQVAVHPGLWLEIVHAQYRSGPAEAKGISCQDCHMGAVPGKPLGYEQGHAAVLNDKPFGTPRKHSNHTFWGPGYSIAHPGIFPHHPKARKIAPRDWLAFDVNAGWGTKGFEDRVDESMVFPEPWSTVDDRIDGRKIIDENIARVHEKRSSSAITLESAIKVSDPIFYHPPRSGRPLHVGFRIDNISEGHNAPTGSLGAQPQLWLNAVLIDPKGRRVWETGYLDRQGDLADLHSVDVARGHVPRDAELFNLQTKFLINNIRGTDREVSLPLNFSLDQLVFLRPGAVPVSVLNHPPLIRMEAHSIPPLDHRIANYTIPPTALKTPGPYRLSVRMRSRTEPIYFMKLIGATPDMIRRMNANMIDINQRSHTFWVR; encoded by the coding sequence ATGGCGGGCCCTTGGCCACTGGCGTGCGTGATGGCGATCGCCTGTGTAGCGGTGATCGGTGCATCGTGGGGACGCGCCGACGATGACAGTCTGTTGCTGGCTGATCCGGCCGATGCTGCGACGCCAGCGAACGACGATCCGCTGTTGAACATGGCGCGGCCGAACCGCTTGAAAGAAGCTGAAAAAGATACCGACAAGAAAAACGCCGACGGCCAATCCGATTCCCAAGCGGAAGACCCACACCTGCAACTGTGGACCGAAAACTGTTACCCGTCGGCGGAGACCTGCCGTAAGTGCCATCCCAAGCAGTACGACGAATGGTCCATCAGCAGCCACGCCTATGCCGCGGTGTCGCCGATGTTCCAGCGGTTCGAACAAGCGATGACCGAATTGACCCAGGGAACCGTGGGGTCGTTCTGTGTCCGATGCCATTCCCCGGTGCAAACGCAACTGGAATTGCCTCGTGACCTGAGCTTGTTGGAAGCCCCCGCGGTGGTCCGTGAGGGGATCACATGCATCGCCTGTCACCGAGTCAACGAGCACTATGGGCGCAGCCACGGTGACCGTCGCATCGAACCCGGCAATATCCACGCCCCGGTCAACGGCGGTCACGGCGGCCACGGATTGCGTGATGCGCTGGCGCAAGCGAACAAGCTGAAACTGAAAACAAGTCCTGACCAAAAAGGCCCGGGGCAACCCATTCACGCATCGGCCAACTTCTTTTCACCGATCACCAACAGCGACGTTTGTGTTTCCTGTCACCAAGTCGCCGTGCATCCAGGGTTATGGCTTGAGATCGTTCATGCCCAATATCGGTCGGGTCCCGCGGAAGCCAAGGGCATCAGTTGCCAAGACTGTCACATGGGTGCCGTTCCCGGGAAGCCTCTGGGATACGAACAAGGCCATGCCGCTGTCCTAAATGACAAACCCTTTGGCACGCCTCGGAAACATTCCAATCACACCTTTTGGGGTCCGGGATACTCGATCGCCCATCCGGGAATCTTCCCCCATCACCCCAAGGCCCGAAAGATCGCGCCACGCGACTGGCTGGCTTTCGATGTGAATGCCGGATGGGGAACCAAAGGGTTCGAAGATCGCGTCGACGAATCCATGGTCTTTCCCGAACCTTGGTCGACGGTCGACGATCGCATCGATGGACGAAAGATCATCGATGAAAACATCGCACGCGTGCACGAAAAGCGGTCGTCGTCGGCGATCACCCTGGAATCCGCGATCAAGGTCAGCGACCCAATTTTTTATCATCCACCGCGGTCCGGCCGACCGCTTCACGTGGGCTTTCGCATCGACAACATCAGCGAAGGGCACAACGCGCCGACGGGATCTCTGGGCGCTCAGCCGCAACTGTGGCTTAACGCGGTCCTGATTGATCCGAAAGGTCGCCGCGTTTGGGAAACCGGTTACCTGGATCGACAGGGTGACCTTGCGGATCTGCACAGCGTTGATGTGGCTCGGGGACACGTTCCCCGCGACGCGGAGCTGTTTAATTTGCAAACGAAGTTCTTGATCAATAACATTCGCGGAACCGATCGCGAAGTGTCGTTGCCGTTGAACTTCAGTTTGGACCAATTGGTGTTTCTGCGCCCTGGTGCGGTGCCGGTCAGCGTGCTGAATCACCCGCCGCTGATTCGCATGGAAGCACATTCGATTCCGCCGCTGGACCACCGCATCGCAAACTACACGATTCCGCCCACCGCACTGAAGACGCCCGGTCCCTATCGGCTGAGTGTGCGTATGCGAAGCCGGACCGAACCGATCTATTTCATGAAATTGATCGGTGCCACGCCGGACATGATTCGCCGCATGAACGCGAACATGATCGACATCAATCAACGCAGTCACACGTTCTGGGTGCGCTGA
- a CDS encoding DUF1559 domain-containing protein has product MYKSHSRRRIHSSAGFTLVELLVVIAIIGVLIGLLLPAVQSAREAARRCSCANNLVQMGLGMHQYEFANESFPSGVIDDEGPIRNEPMGRHVSWTVQILPFIEQVNVSRHFDREAGAYASVNIPPRKQYIPTYICPSEPRASVEMMSSDSASDDQSQIPQEFPISSYAGCQNDVEASIDGDRNGILFLNSDVRFEDLTDGSSQTLLIGEVRHEETLLGWPSGTRSTLRNAVDINSISSYRSEPDPEPSPLGPLDVGGFSSNHPGGCNFVFADGSVRFLSEAIEPELLRQLGHRADGELLEGDRL; this is encoded by the coding sequence ATGTACAAGTCTCATTCACGGCGGCGAATTCACTCCAGCGCCGGCTTCACCCTGGTTGAACTGTTGGTGGTGATCGCGATCATCGGTGTGCTGATCGGGCTGTTGCTGCCGGCGGTACAATCCGCGCGCGAAGCGGCACGTCGATGCAGTTGCGCGAACAATCTGGTCCAGATGGGTTTGGGCATGCATCAATACGAATTCGCGAACGAGAGTTTTCCGTCGGGTGTGATCGATGACGAGGGCCCGATCCGCAACGAACCCATGGGGCGACACGTATCATGGACCGTTCAGATCTTGCCGTTCATTGAACAAGTCAATGTGTCACGGCACTTTGACCGGGAAGCCGGCGCGTACGCTAGTGTGAACATACCGCCACGAAAACAATACATTCCCACCTACATTTGCCCGTCCGAACCGCGAGCGTCGGTCGAGATGATGTCGTCCGACTCGGCATCGGATGATCAATCACAGATTCCACAAGAGTTTCCGATCAGCAGCTATGCCGGCTGCCAAAACGATGTCGAAGCCAGCATTGATGGGGATCGAAATGGAATTCTGTTTCTCAACAGCGACGTACGGTTCGAAGATCTGACCGACGGATCGTCCCAAACCCTTTTGATCGGTGAAGTCCGCCACGAGGAAACCTTGCTTGGTTGGCCGTCGGGAACGCGATCGACGTTGCGTAACGCCGTCGACATCAATTCCATTTCGTCTTATCGATCGGAACCCGACCCTGAACCATCACCACTCGGGCCGCTGGACGTTGGAGGCTTTTCCAGCAATCACCCGGGCGGTTGCAACTTTGTGTTCGCTGACGGGTCGGTGCGTTTCCTGTCCGAAGCGATCGAACCGGAACTCCTTCGCCAACTCGGCCATCGTGCCGATGGCGAACTGTTGGAAGGCGATAGGCTGTAG
- a CDS encoding PulJ/GspJ family protein encodes MINTSIDPIGQRVNGGCVQRRPYPNPFTGFSLIEVLVSLSLASMLGTIAVGLLLRCQHLSDGTTNQLDQIQTFSRLADTFRDDVHTALSADTKTNASVTLRYAGDSVIQYQWDQASRRIVRSIRRSDQVVASEFYVLSSKAHVKFEQASSPDIVRLNLDTAGRSERSTNSVVCQAVVHRWPEVSK; translated from the coding sequence ATGATCAATACCTCCATCGACCCAATCGGCCAACGTGTCAACGGCGGCTGTGTCCAGCGACGCCCCTACCCCAATCCATTCACCGGATTTTCGTTGATCGAAGTGTTGGTGTCTCTGTCGTTGGCCAGCATGTTGGGAACCATTGCGGTGGGCTTGCTTTTGCGTTGCCAACATTTGTCCGACGGTACCACCAATCAATTGGACCAGATCCAAACGTTCAGCCGGCTGGCCGACACCTTTCGCGACGATGTCCATACCGCGTTGTCAGCCGATACGAAAACAAATGCATCGGTCACGCTGCGATACGCTGGCGATTCAGTGATCCAATATCAATGGGACCAAGCCAGCCGACGCATTGTCCGATCGATCCGGCGTTCCGACCAAGTCGTTGCATCGGAGTTTTACGTTTTGTCTTCAAAGGCTCACGTCAAATTCGAACAGGCGTCCTCTCCAGACATCGTACGGTTGAATTTGGATACCGCCGGTCGATCCGAAAGGTCGACAAACTCCGTGGTCTGCCAAGCGGTCGTTCATCGTTGGCCGGAGGTTTCGAAATGA
- a CDS encoding type II secretion system F family protein, producing the protein MSWQTIVEKSVILSSLRWLWQRIETLLPAAVADLDSLGSAFRSTPAFKRDAIAALQFGTLQWIDHSHRQGTDLIKTLDRYASENRGWYRRRLRLMTSRLREGTPLVDAIEQTPGVLSDEDAIAIRFAVQNGTLPTTLERLAAQPDLLRPQTQSRIRSTLRYAVLLLVVGWLVLLWMQMNFIGGGIQRFLLAFRDSMLGWSVPDQDPPPLDRAILWIDWIGQNWVLCLLVIFVAGWLLLARAPRRWLSRRMERSGWARRNRTQIPTLLDLLADASQCGRPLVASVSTLGRYHFDPKTRQRFLFARNEIDHGIAPWKALAECGVTTTAESNALTIARDADRPWILRSLASHLRENSARRFEWVALMLQLAVVLLFALVVMGLGWVLFGTLAELIHGLA; encoded by the coding sequence ATGTCTTGGCAAACGATCGTTGAAAAAAGCGTGATTCTTTCATCACTGCGTTGGCTATGGCAACGGATCGAAACGTTGCTGCCTGCTGCGGTTGCGGACTTGGATTCACTTGGCAGTGCCTTTCGGTCCACGCCGGCTTTCAAGCGAGACGCGATTGCAGCGTTGCAGTTTGGCACACTGCAGTGGATCGATCACAGCCATCGTCAGGGAACCGATTTGATCAAAACTCTGGACCGTTATGCCAGCGAAAATCGCGGATGGTACCGACGACGTCTGCGATTGATGACCTCGCGGTTGCGTGAAGGCACGCCGCTCGTTGATGCAATCGAACAGACCCCGGGGGTGCTTTCGGATGAAGACGCGATTGCAATCCGCTTTGCCGTTCAGAATGGGACGTTACCCACGACATTGGAACGTCTGGCGGCACAGCCGGATCTGCTGCGCCCGCAAACGCAAAGCCGCATTCGATCCACGCTTCGCTACGCCGTTTTGCTACTGGTGGTCGGTTGGCTGGTCCTGCTTTGGATGCAGATGAATTTTATCGGCGGTGGTATTCAACGATTTTTGTTGGCGTTCCGCGATTCGATGTTGGGATGGTCGGTCCCGGACCAAGACCCTCCGCCGCTGGACCGTGCCATTTTGTGGATCGACTGGATCGGCCAAAACTGGGTGCTGTGCCTGTTGGTGATCTTTGTTGCCGGATGGTTGTTGCTGGCCCGCGCGCCTCGTCGCTGGTTGTCCCGGCGTATGGAACGCAGCGGTTGGGCACGACGAAACCGCACGCAAATCCCAACCTTGTTGGATTTGCTGGCCGATGCATCGCAGTGCGGGCGTCCCCTGGTCGCATCGGTTTCCACGCTGGGGCGATATCACTTCGACCCAAAAACCCGTCAACGTTTTCTGTTCGCACGGAACGAGATCGACCATGGCATTGCACCCTGGAAAGCCCTCGCCGAGTGCGGCGTGACCACCACCGCAGAATCCAACGCGTTGACGATCGCCCGCGATGCCGACCGGCCATGGATTTTGCGATCACTTGCCAGTCACCTGCGTGAAAATTCGGCACGACGTTTTGAATGGGTCGCCTTGATGCTTCAGTTAGCCGTCGTCCTGCTGTTCGCTTTGGTGGTGATGGGCTTGGGTTGGGTGTTGTTCGGAACCTTAGCGGAGCTGATTCATGGACTTGCCTAG